In a single window of the Arachis hypogaea cultivar Tifrunner chromosome 6, arahy.Tifrunner.gnm2.J5K5, whole genome shotgun sequence genome:
- the LOC112695300 gene encoding exportin-2, with translation MEWNPQTLQFLSECFLHTLSPAPEPRRHAESSLDEASNRPNYGLAVLRLVAESSIDDQIRQAAAVNFKNHLRGRWSPAPSDDGGAPAVTPILDPEKEQIKSLIVPLMLSATPKIQSQLSEALAVIGKHDFPKSWPALLPELVSNLQKASQASDYTSINGILGTANSIFKKFRFQYKTNDLLLDLKYCLDNFAAPLLEIFLKTASLIDAAASSGGNAATLRPLFESQRLCCRIFFSLNFQELPEFFEDHMKEWMTEFRKYLTTSYPALEGSGNDGVAVVDELRAAVCENINLYMEKNEEEFQGYLNEFALAVWTLLGNVSQSSSRDQLAITAIKFLTTVSTSVHHTLFASEGVVPQICQCIVIPNVRLRDDDEELFEMNYIEFIRRDMEGSDLDTRRRIACELLKGIATHYGDVVRSIVSAQIQNLLSSFAANPAENWKDKDCAIYLVVSLATKKAGTSYVSTDLVDVQSFFESVIVPELQSPDVNGFPMLKAGALKFFTMFRSQISKQIALKFFPDLVRFLASESNVVHSYAASCIEKLLLVKDEVSRPRYTAGDINPIFPMLMNNLFSALKLPESEENQYVMKCIMRVLGVADISAEVARVCIEGLAFILGEVCKNPKNPIFNHYLFESVAILVKRASERDPSLVSVFEASLFPRLEIILSNDVTEFFPYTFQLLAQLVELNRPPIPPIYMQIFEILLSPDSWKRAPNVPALVRLLQAFLQKAPNEINQGDRLTKVLGIFDTLIQSSSTSEQGFYVLNTVIESLEYNVIQPYISHVWAALFRELQRRRTVKLIKSLLIFMSLFLIKHGPSNLVETMNLVQPNIFNVILSQFWIPNLKLITGSIELKLIAVASTRLICESPVLLDPAAAESWGKMVDSIVTLLSRPEQDRAEEEPDMPDITENVGYTATFVRLYNAGKKEEDPLKDIRDPREFFVASISRLSALSPGRYPKVINETVDPTNQAALLQLCNSYNLTIV, from the coding sequence ATGGAGTGGAACCCTCAAACTCTCCAGTTCCTATCGGAGTGCTTCCTCCACACTCTCTCTCCGGCGCCCGAGCCCCGCCGCCACGCTGAATCCTCACTTGATGAGGCTTCTAACCGCCCTAACTACGGACTCGCTGTCCTCCGCCTCGTTGCTGAGTCCTCCATCGATGACCAGATCCGCCAAGCTGCCGCTGTCAACTTCAAGAACCACCTCCGCGGTCGGTGGTCCCCCGCCCCTTCCGACGACGGAGGGGCCCCCGCTGTCACACCAATACTCGACCCCGAGAAGGAGCAGATCAAATCCCTAATCGTCCCGCTGATGCTCTCCGCCACACCGAAGATTCAGAGCCAGCTCAGCGAAGCCCTCGCTGTAATCGGGAAGCATGATTTTCCCAAATCGTGGCCCGCGCTGCTACCTGAGCTCGTGTCCAATCTTCAGAAAGCTTCGCAGGCTTCTGATTACACCTCCATTAACGGTATTCTCGGCACTGCCAATTCTATTTTCAAGAAGTTTCGTTTTCAGTATAAGACCAATGATCTCTTGCTTGATTTGAAGTATTGTCTCGATAATTTTGCTGCCCCTTTACTTGAGATTTTCCTCAAAACTGCTTCTCTGATTGATGCTGCTGCGAGTTCTGGAGGGAATGCTGCGACCCTGCGACCCCTCTTTGAGTCGCAGAGGTTGTGTTGTaggatatttttttctttaaatttccagGAGCTCCCTGAATTTTTCGAGGATCATATGAAGGAGTGGATGACTGAGTTTAGGAAATATCTTACCACTAGTTATCCTGCTCTTGAGGGTAGTGGCAATGATGGTGTTGCGGTTGTTGATGAACTTAGGGCTGCTGTTTGTGAGAACATTAATCTTTATATGGAGAAGAATGAGGAGGAGTTCCAAGGATACTTGAATGAGTTTGCTCTTGCTGTGTGGACTTTGCTGGGAAATGTGTCCCAGTCATCTAGCCGCGATCAGCTTGCCATCACTGCAATCAAGTTTTTGACCACTGTCAGCACCAGTGTTCATCACACCTTGTTTGCCAGTGAAGGAGTTGTGCCGCAGATTTGCCAGTGTATTGTGATCCCGAATGTAAGATTGAGGGATGATGACGAGGAACTGTTTGAGATGAATTACATTGAGTTTATTAGGAGAGATATGGAAGGTAGTGATCTTGATACCAGGAGGAGGATTGCTTGTGAGCTACTTAAGGGGATTGCCACACATTATGGGGACGTTGTCAGAAGCATTGTTTCTGCGCAAATACAAAATTTATTAAGTTCCTTTGCTGCTAACCCCGCAGAAAATTGGAAGGATAAGGATTGTGCTATATACTTGGTAGTTTCTCTTGCAACCAAGAAGGCTGGAACTAGTTATGTGTCCACTGATCTTGTTGATGTTCAGAGCTTTTTTGAATCCGTTATTGTCCCTGAGCTGCAGAGTCCAGACGTGAATGGGTTTCCTATGCTTAAGGCAGGTGCACTCAAATTTTTTACTATGTTCCGCAGTcaaatatcaaagcaaatagcattGAAGTTTTTCCCAGATTTGGTTCGTTTTCTTGCTTCAGAGTCAAATGTTGTTCATTCTTATGCTGCAAGTTGTATTGAAAAACTCTTGTTGGTAAAGGATGAGGTGAGTAGACCACGCTATACAGCCGGAGATATCAATCCGATTTTCCCAATGCTGATGAACAATCTTTTCAGTGCATTGAAGCTACCAGAGTCTGAGGAGAACCAATATGTAATGAAATGCATTATGCGGGTTCTTGGGGTTGCAGATATATCTGCTGAGGTTGCTCGAGTTTGCATTGAGGGGTTAGCTTTTATTCTTGGTGAAGTTtgcaaaaatcctaaaaaccccatCTTTAACCATTATCTCTTTGAATCAGTTGCTATTCTTGTGAAGCGGGCTAGCGAGAGAGACCCATCTCTTGTATCTGTCTTTGAGGCGAGCCTTTTCCCTAGGCTTGAAATAATTTTATCCAATGATGTAACTGAGTTTTTCCCATACACATTCCAATTGCTTGCTCAGCTTGTTGAGTTAAACAGGCCTCCAATTCCACCAATCTACATGCAGATATTTGAGATCCTTTTGTCACCTGATTCTTGGAAGAGAGCTCCGAATGTTCCTGCCCTTGTGCGTCTACTCCAGGCCTTCCTTCAAAAGGCACCAAATGAAATCAATCAAGGTGATAGACTGACTAAAGTTCTTGGCATATTTGATACACTTATACAATCTTCTAGCACATCTGAGCAAGGATTTTATGTGCTCAATACTGTCATTGAGAGTCTCGAGTATAATGTTATACAGCCTTATATTTCCCATGTTTGGGCTGCTCTTTTCAGAGAGCTCCAACGAAGGCGGACAGTAAAACTTATCAAGTCCCTTTTAATATTCATGTCACTTTTCCTGATAAAACACGGGCCCTCAAATCTTGTTGAAACCATGAATCTTGTCCAGCCTAATATATTTAATGTGATTTTGAGCCAGTTCTGGATACCTAATCTCAAGTTAATCACTGGTTCTATTGAGCTCAAGTTGATTGCTGTTGCTTCAACAAGGCTCATTTGTGAGTCTCCAGTCCTGTTGGATCCTGCTGCTGCTGAATCATGGGGTAAAATGGTGGACAGCATTGTCACTCTTCTCTCACGACCAGAACAAGATAGGGCTGAGGAGGAACCTGATATGCCAGATATTACAGAAAATGTGGGTTATACTGCCACATTTGTTCGTCTTTACAATGCTGGGAAGAAGGAAGAGGATCCACTAAAAGATATAAGAGATCCTAGAGAATTTTTTGTTGCTTCAATATCTCGACTTTCTGCACTTTCTCCTGGGAGGTACCCCAAGGTCATAAATGAAACTGTTGATCCAACAAATCAAGCAGCTCTACTTCAGCTTTGCAACAGCTACAATCTCACAATAGTTTGA